DNA from Pirellulales bacterium:
TGGCGGCCGTGGCGGCTCGGGAGGACTCGGCTACAACGGCCCGATCGAACAACAGAATGGCGCGCCCGCCGGCGATGGCGGCAATGGCGGCAACGGGGCGGCAGCCGGCAATGGCGGCAACGGCGGAGCAGGAGGCGCAGGAGGCGCAGGGAACACCGCCTTCGGCGCGGGCATTGCCGTGTTTGGCGGTTCGGCCGAACTCGATAAGGATGCGCTTTTTATTAATAGCGAATTTGGCGGTGCCGGAGGGCCAGCCGGAGCGGGCGGCGCCGGAGGCGCAGGCGGCCACGGTGGCGCCGGAGGCTCAGGCGGCTCGGGCGGCTCCGGAGGGGACGGGGGAACGAGCTTCCACCGTGGCTGGCTTGTTGGTAGCGGCGGCCAAGGCGGCAATGGCGGTGCTGGCGGGCAGGGGGCGCAGGGAGGAAACGGAGGAAACGGTGGGACCTCGGGACTTTCAGGGACCGGCGGCAGCGTTTTTGGCGGCAGCATTTACCTTGGTGGCGGCGCCCTGCAGATAGGACTGGGAACGACTTACACCGGCTTGCAAGTTGCTGCCAGTGGCGGTGTCATCGGCGCACAGGGCGCCGCGGGCTCAGGCGGTGCAGGGGGCACCGGCGGACTCGGCGGCAGTGGCGGACGCGGCGGCCTGGGGGGCCATCTCGTTCCCCGAGCCAATGGCTTCCGCGCGGCGGGCGGTGGCGACGGCGCCCAGGGAGGGACAGCGAGTGGTGGAGCACCGGGAGTCGCAGGCGGGGTCGGTGGTATCGGCAAAGCGGGTACGGCCGCCGGCAGTGGCATCTATGTCGCGGGCGGCACGATTACCACCGCCATGCCCGCCACGCACATCGGCGTGCTATCCCAACCGCCGGCCAGCGTACACGCCGGCTCAACTTTCTCGCTACAAGTCGCCGCCGAAAATAGCAGTGGCGTTCCCGACCCAACCTATAACGGCCCGATCTCGGTAGCAATTATCACCAATCCGGGCGGCGGATCGCTCTCGGGAACGGTGACCGTCAACGCAATCAGTGGAGTGGCGACGTTCAACGATCTGTCTATTTCGCAGCCCGGCAACGGGTACAAATTGATTGTCGCCACGGCGGGACTGACGTCGGGCTTCACGCAACTCTTCAACGTCACCAGCAGCACCTCCGGTGTACCGCCAACCGTTACCCAGGTGCTTGCCAGTGGCACGACCTGGTCGGCTTCGTTCTTGACCGCCTTGCAGGTGGCCGGGCACGGGAATGGCACCGGCTACGTCATCCCCGCCGGCGCAACACAACTGAACGCGCTTCCCTGGGCGAACGTCAATCAGATCGAAATCTCGTTCAGCAAGGATGTGAGCGTCTCCCAATCGAGTCTCGACCTCAGCGAGTTAGGAAGTACGATTGCGACGACTGGCTTCCGCTATTTTCCAGCCACCTTCACGGCGGTGTGGACACTGGCAAATCCGGTCGGCGCCGGCACATTGAATCTCGTTTTGCACTCGACCGGGGCAAGCGCGGTGAAGGACTCAGCCGGCAACGCGCTCGACGGTGAATGGACCAACGGCGTGAGCGCCTATCCATCAGGCAACGAAGTGGCCGGTGGGGATTTCAACTTCGGGATTCGCGTGTTGCCGGGCGACGCGAACGGCGACGGCATTGTGAACAGTCAGGATTTGGCCGCAGTCACGGTGGGCTGGCTTACCTCTGGCGTGGTCGGTGACGTGAATGCCGACGGCATCGTCAACTCGCAGGATCTGGCGCTGATTGCCTCGCAATGGCTGGCAAGCGTGCCGGGGGGCACCGCTGCTCAGGCGAATACTTTCCGTGGCCAAAGCTTGATGGCCATAAATCTACAAACGGGGAATAGTGCCGCGGCCACCGGCATGGACGTCGGCGTTAGTGCGCCGGCGGCTACTGCCACGGTACCCGACGTGTTGGCGGCATCCACAAGCGGTGCAACGGAGACGTCGAATGTCGTACGTGCCACCATCGTCGTCGGCGCTGCTGAGCCCGCTGACTCACCGGCCGCGCAAGTTGTGCCAACTGCGTTGATGTTGCCTGAAACTTCGACGGCCGTACCGCCGCCTGCCGAGCATCTGGCATCGTTTATCTCAAGCGCGGGCAATAGCACTTTGTCTGCGCCGAACAACAACATAAGCTCGTCCGAGACCCGCGCCCCGTTCGACGGCCTTGCCGTCCTCGAAGAGCGGATCGGGGGCTGGATAGCCTCGCAGTCGGGTGAGTTGGGCCCGGCGTCGCTCGAGCTGTCCTCGCTTGGGGATAACCACCGTTGGTCGCTGGATGACGACACGCTCGACGCGATATTGGCCGCGCGTTTCGCGGTTAGATCTTAGCGGGCCTTGGACGTGGCGCGCCGGCGTTTGTGCCCATGGCTACGCGACGCTTTGCTGCCTTCGGCTTCTTCGCCTTCGGGGCTTTCGGCTTCGACGTTGATTTGCTCGGCAAGCTCACTGAGCTTTCTGTCGGTCGCGGCCTCTTCGTCGAGCGTCTGTTGCAGAAGATTGCGAGCTTGATCCTCGCCGAGCAACTCGGCGTACGTGCGCACGCAGCCGTAGCCGGCGATCTCGTAATGCTCGACGCGCTGCGCGGCGGCAATCAAACCCGCGTCAAGGACTTCCGGCTCGGCGTCTTCTTGCAGCAGTTCCTCGCCTTCCTCGATCAACCCTACCATGGCCTTACACGTTTTAGCCTTCGCCTTCTGCCCGAGCAGCTCGAATACTTGCTCCAATCGTTCGGCATGTCCCTTCGTCTGCTCGAGATGATCGAGAAAGCCTTGTTGCAAATCCTCGGAATGCGCTGCCTTTGCCATTTTCGGCAGCGCTTTGATCAACTGCTTTTCCGCGCTGTACAAATCCTTGAGCTCGTCAACAAAGAGTTCCTTCAGCGTTGCCATCTTCATGACCTACCAATCCTTTCAGGGCCGCCGGCGGCCACTCCGAATAAAGGTTCGCATTCCTGAGCCGTGAAACCAGGAGCCGAGCTGCTGTTAGCGCCACCGATTGACGAGGCGCATGGTCAACCCGAAAACGACGCCCGCGCCGACGGCCATCGCCAGCGTCTGCAAGGGTCGCGCGCGAATCGAGTCTCGGGCGCACTCCGCCAGGTCGGTCACCTGAGCGCGGCCGGCGTCGAAGACTTCGTGCATCTGTTCGCTCATGCCATTGAGGGCCTCGCGCCCGGCCGCCGTTGCCTCGCGGCGCACCGCCTTGACAGCTCGTTCTCCATGCTCGGCAGCATTACGCACGTGCTTACGGCTGTTGCTCGCCATTTTGAGATTCTCCGTTGATTCGAGGTTGGTTCTCTAAAAAATCCTGGGCGCTCACGAGTCGCGATTGATCTGTTTCGCGCGGTCCTTTACCTTCTCGACGACCTTCTCCGCGGCCTGCTTCACCTTGCCGGCGGCCTGATCGATCTTGCCCTCGCGGCGCATTTTGTCGTTGTCCGCGAGCGCGCCGGCGGCCTCTTTCACGCGACCTTTCACTTCTTCTGCTTTCCCAGCCATGATCTGCTCCTCTCGAATTCGTTGTTGGTATCGGACGACAGGATGCCCGTCCCTCTCATGGATTCGGTGGTATTGCAAGTCATGTGCCAGAGCAACATCGCGGAAAACTTGCCGGGCAATTTCCGGTTCTCTGGCCGATCGTGAGGCCCTACTGGCCGTCGGCACGCCATTCCGGTTTCGCTGCGATGCTGGCACCGGAGCCAGGTAAGTCGATTTTTTCGGAACAACTGACTGCTCGGCATCGTGTATCTTGGGAACAGGTTGATTCGTCGAGCGAGGGGGTTGTAACGGTGACAGCGCGTCTTGTTGTTCTGCTGTGCCTCGTGATTGCCGCGCCGGTGAGTTGGGCCGAAGAAGTCGCCACGGTCGACATCGATCTAGTCGATCAGCAGCCGATCGAGTACCCGACGCATCATGTGCAAGGGCTCGCCGTCACGGCCGATTCTTATTGGATTTCCAGCGTCGACCGCCGCGCGCGCGTCGGCTTTGTCTTCCGCGTTGACCGCGCCACGGCCAAGCTGGCAGGCAAACGCGAATTGTCGTTCGACGCCCAGTTTCATCCGGGCGGGATCGAACTCGCCGGCGATTCTTTATGGGTTCCCGTGGCCGAGTACCGGCCGCGCTCGACGAGCACGATCCTCAAGCTCGATGCGCAAAGCCTGGAAACCCAAGCGTCGTTCACCGTCGACGACCATATCGGCTGCCTGGCCGTCAACGCCGGGGGCCAGATTACGGCCGCGAATTGGGACGCCCGAACGTTCTATCGCTTTACCGCCGACGGCAAGAAGCTGGGCGAGACCGCCAACCCGCGGCCGACGGCTTATCAAGATCTGAAATCCTGGGGCGAGCTCCTCGTCGGTTGCGGCACCGAGAAGGTTGAGGGGCAGGTGCGGCCCGTCGTCGATTGTCTGCGCCCCGACACGCTGGCGCTTGAGGCGCGCTGGAGGCCGCGCGGCACGCTCCGCTCGGGCGGCAACAATTTCTGCCGCGAAGGCTGCGCGATCTTTAAAGGAGCGCTTTTTCTGATGCCGGAGGACGGTCCGCAGACGACCATCTATCAGTTCGCGGCGCCACGACCGTGATCGAGAAGTTCGGAGGAGCATGCGAGGCACTTTCACGTTACGTGCTAGCAGCGCTTCGCCCCGCCATGGCGGGGCATGCTCGGCACTCGGGCACGAATCGTCTGTACCCCGCGACGCTTAACGGCTAAGCTTTTCGCCCTGCGCCACCGTCTTTCCAGCCACCCATCTCGCGACTCGCTTCCCCGCCGAGCGATTTCAAGGAGCTGCGATGTGCCGTCATGCCCGGATTCGTCCCCCGCGCCACTTAGCGATCATCGGCATCCTCATCGCAGGCTGTGCGCTGCTATCCGCGGGCACACGCGCCGCGGCGGCACCGGCTGGGGCAAGCGTTACCGCCAAGGCCGAAGGTGCGGCGCCTGCCTCGCCCTCTACCTTGGAAGAAACGCTCGTCAAGCGCAAGGAGTTGGCGGCCCAGATCGCGGCGCTCGCTCAACAAGATCCGCAGGGCGCCAGTGGCAATGATTCGCTTGACGTCTCCGACAGTGAAGACGAGCTGGAATTCCTCGAGGTCCTGGATGGCGTCTATGGCGAGCAGCAAGCCCGGCTCGAACAGCGGCAGGAGCTCACGGCCGAAAAACAGCGCGTACAGGCGGATCTCGACGCGCTGCGCAAATACGGCGCGAGCGAGACGAAGCCGTACTCGTTCTTGCTGTTGGAGGATCTGCGAGACGAACTTGCGGCGGAAGAGGATCGCGAAAACGTCAACAACGCCGATTTGAAGCAGGCCGCGCAAATGATCGAGGCGGCGCAGGCGCACTTCAGTCAAGCAGAACGCGAGCGGCGCCGCATCCAAGAAACCATGGCCGAAAACAAGCGTGCGGACCAGCAAGCTGCGCTCGCCCACGATCTGAAATTGGCCGAGCGCGAAAGCCAGATTGCCAAAGAGCTGATCACGGTCCGGCAACTTGAGGTCGATGTAAGGGCGTTGCGGCGCGACGTGTCGACCGTGCGCAAGACGCTGTTGGCCGAGAAGGTCGCGTTGATCGGCCGCGACGTTCGCTTCACCCGGCAGGACGTGCAGGACCGATTGAAGGCGCTGACTGCCGTCGAGGCGGGGTTGAACGCGAAGCTCAAGCAAGTCCGCGCGAGCCGCCGCAAGACCGAGCTGGAGCAAACAGCGTCTCTTAAGCAGTTACATGATAACAAGGCTGCACGCGCGGTCATGGATCTGGCCGCCGAGTCATGGCATGTGGCGCGCGACGCGCAGCAGATCGAGATGTCGCTTCTGAACGAATGCCTCGGCGACACTCGGCGACTGCGTCATTATTGGGAATGCCGCTTTGCGGCCGAGACTGGCACGGCCACGCCCGCCGAGCTGGCCGAATGGCGCGTCACTTTGCAGGACCTGCTAACCGAATTGGGCGATCGGCAACGGTCCCTGGCCCAGCAAATCGAAACGACCCGCGCCAGCCAGGCGAAACTCGTCCAGCGCATGCGCGACGACGAGGACGCCGACATCAAGAAATGGGGCGAATTTCAATCGACCCAATGGCAGTCGCTACGCGAGGTGTGCGAAACGAACGTCGTGCAGCTCCAGGTCACCCAGCGCTGGGCGGAGCGGTTTAGCGAGGAGCTCGATGCGCGGCTGAAGCCGCAGCACGCGGACAGTTGGCGCACCAAAGCCGAGGAGCGCTTCTTGGTCGCCTGGCAGTGCGAAGTGTTCACGGTCAACGATCGTCCGATCACGATTGGTAAAATCGTCACGCTGATTTTCTGGCTGTTTTTGAGCGTCTTCGCGGCCCGTGTTTTGAGCCGCTTGTTGGGCCAGCAGATCCTGCCGCGGTTCGGCCTCAACGAGGGAGCCTCGCACGCCATCCGCGCCATGGCTTTCTATTCGTTAACGATGCTCTTTGGCGTCCTGTCGTTTCAGGTCGTGCATATCCCGCTTTCGGCCTTCGCGTTTTTAGGCGGTGCCGTGGCCATCGCCGTGGGCTTCGGCAGCCAGGACATCGCCAATAATTTCATGAGTGGAATCATCCTGCTCGCTGAGCAGCCGATTCGCGTGGGCGATATCGTGATGGTCGACACCGTGCAAGGCACTGTTGAACACATCGGCCCGCGCAGCACGCGCATCAAGACCGACGCAAATCATGAGCTAGTCGTGCCGAACAGCAAGCTCTTGTCGGATAAGGTGACCAACCTGACCCTGTCCGACAGCCTGATCCAGACGACCGTCGCGGTGACGTTGCCGACGAAAATCCCGGTGAAAGAGGCCAAGGGACTTCTCCTCGCCGCGGCGCTGTCGCAGCCGGCGGTGCTGCACGCCCCTTGTCCCGTCGTATTGTTCAAACAGTTCGGGACGACGACGATGGACTTCGAGCTGCATTTCTGGCTGCAATTGCGCGACGAGATGCAGGCGGCGATCGCGCAGAGCGACGTGCGCGAAGCCATCAACGAGCTGTTCCTGGAGCAAAACGCACAAGCGGCGATCAGCACGCCCACAAGTGCGGTTTCGCCCGCGGCCAGTCGCGCGAGCGCCGCATAAGAGAACGGTCGCCGATCAACTCAGCGTCCGCCGTCGTGCGCGGCATTCACCGCCGGCTTCGGCCGATGGCCCATTTGGATCTCGACCATCGTGCGATAGCGACCGCTCGAAGCCATCAAGTCGTCATGCGTGCCGCGTTCGACGATCTCGCCGTCGACCAGCAGCACGATCAGGTCAGCGTGCATGATCGTGCTTAAGCGGTGAGCGATGACGAAACTGGTGCGCCCCCTGAGCAGCGTGTCGAGGCTTTGCTGGATCAGCCGCTCGCTTTCCGTGTCGAGATTGCTCGTGGCCTCGTCCAGGATGAAGATGCGCGGATCGGCCAGCACGGCCCGGGCGATCGCCAACCGTTGCCGCTGCCCACCGCTGAGCTTCACGCCCCGCTCACCGATGAGCGTGTCGTAACCGTCCGCTAGCGACACGATAAACTCGTGCGCGTTGGCCACGCGGGCCGCTTCTTCGATTTGTGCGGGCGTCGCGTGCCGCGCGGCGTAGCCGATGTTGGCCGCGATCGTACCGTCGAACAGGAAAATATCCTGCTCCACCACGCCCAGCAATCGGCGATAGCTTTCCACATGGATATCGCGCAGGTCGACGCCGTCGAGGGATACCGAGCCCTCGACCGGATCGTAGAACCGCGCCACCAGGTTGCAAAGCGTGGTTTTGCCGGCGCCGCTCGGTCCGACCAAGGCGATCATCTGGCCCGGTCGTGCGTCGAGATCGACGTTGCGCAGCACGTATTGGCTTGTGCCCGGGTAATGGAAGCTAACGTCTCGCAATTGCACGTGGCCGGCGACCTCATCGCGAGCAATGTCTCGCGCGCCAGGACGCGACGGCATCTCGCGCGGCTCGTCCAAGAGATCGTAAACCCGATCCAGACCGGCCAGATTGTTCTGCAGTGTCGTGGCGCTCTCGGCCAATACGGCCAGCGGTTCGAGCAGCATGACCAGATACACGAGGAACATCATCAGCTCGCCGACCGAAAGGGCGCCGGAGAGCACCTGCGAACCGCCGTAAATCAACAACAGCGCCGATGCACCGGGAATCAGCACGGCCCACACCATTTCGACACCGCGCGACCACCACCAGGCCAAGAGCTCGTGCCGGGCCATGAGGTTGCCTCCGCGCGTGAAGCGGGCCGTCTCGCTATGGCTGCGCCCAAAAGCGCGCACGACACGCATCCCGCCAAAGGCCTCGGTCGCGTGACTGTCGATTTCTTGCCGTTGCCGGCGGATCTCGCGGAACTGGGGGCGAATGCGTCCGATCCAGGTTCGGTGCGTCACGAAAACCGTGGGAATCACGACCAGCGAGCCCAGCAACAACCGCCAATCGACCCAGGCCAACACCGCCAGGCTGGCCAAGAGCTGAATGACGGCGCGCCAGGGGTTGTAAATCATGTTGAAGACCAGGTCGCCCACGCCACCCGCGTCTTCGCGCAAGATGCTGGCCACGCCCCCGGACTTGATCGCATACACCCGATGCAACGGCAGTCGTACCGCATGCGCGAAGACGCGCTTGCGCAGATCGACCTGAAGTCGCTTGACCGTCACCGTGGCCAGGTACCGCCCCCAGGTGTTGACCACCAGCGATACGACCGAGATCACGAACACGCCCAGCGCCAAAATCAAAAGAGCGGGCATGCCGGTCGCCGGCAGATGCCAGCGTTCGACGAGCGGCAGCGGCTTACCGGGAAACACGTTGTCGACGACCAGCTTCGTCGCCGCCGGAGGCACGAGCTTCAAGAGCGTCGAAACCGTCAACGTCGCCAGCGCAATTCCTAACGATAGCCGGTGACCACGGGCTAGCGACAGAAAATGCCGCACCAGCAACCAGGCCGAGCGATGGGAGCGGCGCGATGATTGCGGCGCACTGCCATTTTTCTCGGCTGCGCCGTCGCCGTGACGCTCGGCGCGTAATCGCTTCCGGTACTCGGCGAAGCGGGCGCGACTGGAAGAGCTACGTGTTTTCATCGGACGTTACTTGGCCCTTTGCGGAATAGCGCCCTCCACGCTCGTGCGTTCCTGGGACGGGGGCGGCCGCGGTCTGAAGTATTTTAGCGCAGTGCGGCTGGTTTGGCGCATCCGACCAAAACAACATGCCTGAAGCCGCCGGAATTGTGGTGAGAAGGGCAGTCGGACGCTTTGATCCGTCAGGGCTTGTCGCGGCCCGCGGCGCCCGGTTTTTGGATGGCAAACAGGTGGTGCTCGCCGCGAACCAGCAACTGGCTGCCGGCTAACCCGGGCGTGGAAAGGAACATTTCCTCATCCCCCAACGAGTTGACGCGCAGCACCTCGAAATCGTCGCCGGCTTTGATGACGAACGTGTCACCGAACTCGCTTAAGCAAAAGATATTGCCGTTGGCGGCCCAAGGAGACGCCGTGAACGCGCGGCCGTTGGGTAGCCGCTTCCGTTCGTATACCGCCTTGCCGGTCTGCGCATCGTAGCAGGACAGAATTCCCAAATCGGTCAGAGCGTAAACGCGGTCCTGGAAGTAGAGCAGCGACGGATTGTACGGTGCCGCGCGGCGCAAGCACCAGGCAACGAAATCATTGTTCGATGCGTCCGCAGCCAGCGAGATATCCCCCGCCCCTCCCGGACGCACGGCCACGATGGGCCGTTTACTGCTCAGCACGTGGCCCGATGCCAGGTACAGCAAATTCGGCCCGGCCAGCGGCGACGGGATCGAATGGGCCGACATGTCACCGAGATGCCACAGCAGTCGACCATCAAGATCGTACGAGCGAACGACACCGCTGCCCGAGATGACTAGCTCGCTGCGCAGCGCATTGTGCCAGAGGTAGGGGGTCGACCAGCAGCTTTTCTCGGGCCGCGCGACGCGCCAATTCTCGGCGCCGGTCTTGCGATCCAAGGCCAGAAGAAACGATTCGTCCTCGTTGTCATTGAGAACCAGCACGTTTTCGCCGTACATGATGGGCGAACTGCCCGTGCCCATCCCGTCGGCCGTCTTGTAGCTTCCCAACGTGCGCGACCAGAGAGGCTGGCCGTCAAAGTCGTAGCAGAACACGCCCAGGTTGCCGAAATAGGCGTACACGCGCTCGCCGTCGGTGACGGGCGTTTCCGAAGCGTAGGTGTTCTTCAAGTGAACCGACTGCGGGGGCACGCCTTCGTGCGCGACACGCTCCCACAACAAGCGACCATCGGTCCGGTCCAGGCAGTACACGTACCACTTGTGCGGCACCGAGGGCGCCACTTTTTGATCGCCACCGAAATACAGGCCCCGTTTGCGCTCGGCCTGGTCCTCGGCGCTGGTAACACTCGTAAGAAAGACGCGCTTCCCCCAAACGATCGGCGACGACCAGCCGCGGCCGGCGATGGCCGTCTTCCAGGCGACGTTCTCGGTCGCGCTCCAGGTGTCGGGCAAATCGGGATGATCGGCAACACCGCGCGCACCCGGCCCGCGGAATTGCGGCCAGTTGTCGTCCGCAATGGCAAACGCGCCCGGCGCAACCGCCGCGGCGGATACCAGCAAAGCAAATCTGGCGAGGCGAGCGATCATGCACGTTCCCCGAAACGCGGCTCCCAGGCCCTAATGTAACCCGCGACCAGAGAGCGGGACAGCCAGCGCTAGCGCCCCAGATACGCCCTCAGAGGCTGATGCCGCTTTTGCTGATGGGCAGATCGACCCACACGCGCGTGCCGCATCCGGGTTCGCTATGCACATCGGCGCGGCCGCCGAACAAGCGAGCCCGCTCGATCAGCCCACGCAGCCCGAAGCGCCCTTCGGGAACTTCGGCGCGATTGAAACCGACGCCGTCGTCGACGATCGTCAGCACGACCCGCTCATCGACCTGGGCCAACTCAACGTGTACCTCCGAGGCCTGGCTATGGCGGCGGGCGTTGGTCAGCGACTCCTGCACGATGCGAAACAGCGTTCCTTCCAGCAGGGGCGGCAAGCGCGAGAAACGCACATCGTGCGAGAAGGTCATGTGTGGGCCCGCCTCGGCTTGACGCTCGTTGATCAGATACTCGATAGCCGCCAGGATGCCCTTGTCGTCGATGACCATGGGCCGCAGGTTGGAAACCATACGTCGTCCCTCGCCGATCGCTTTGCGCAGCGCGCACTCGATGGTTTCCAAGCGGGCCATTAGACAGGAATGCTCGGGAGACAAGCGGGGGCGTATCGATTCGACCAGCATCTTGGCCCCGACCAGATCTTGAATGAACCCGTCGTGGATCTCGCACGCCAGCAGGTGCCGCTCGCGCTCCTGCAAATCGAGGAGCCGTTTCAAGAGCTTTCTCTCCATCCGCAGGCTGTCTTCGACGTTGCGTTGTTCGGTAATGTCTTCGGCGATGCCCGCGACCCGTGCGGCCTGTCCGTTGGCGCCGCGGCTGATATAAGCCCGATCCCGAATCCAGCGCACCGCTCCGTCGGGGCGTACGATGCGATACTCCGCTTGAAAGGACCCGGACTCAAGGGCCGCGTCGAACGAGCGCTTCACGCGATCAGAATCATCAACGTGCACGGCGTCGAACCAGCCGCGGTTTTCCTGGTAGAACTCCTTGGCGCTTCGTCCCCAGATGCGCTCATAGGCATTCGTGACATACAGCAGGCGGCGATCGATGGGGTTCAAGAGCCAGAAGACCTCGCGCACGTTCTCGGCCAGTTGGCGGAACCGCTGCTCGCTCTCGGACAGTGCTTCTTGCACGCGGACGACGTCGGTGACGTCGCGCGCAATCACCAGCGCTGTCTTCTCTTGCTGGCTGGCAAGAGGAACAACCCGGACGGACCGAATCGTGCCATCCAGCCAGTGCGTCTCGAAACAATCGGATTGACCTAGCTCGCAGCATCGTGCAAGCGCGTCGTGACAGCGAGGATGGTCGGCGCTGGATAGGAGGGCATAAAGATTACCGCCCGGGCAACCGGAGCGCGCGGATTGACCATTATTGCCATACGAAATGTTGCCCTTTCGATCGACGGCCAGTATCGTGAGGTCGTCGTGGGCGGCGAGCGCGGCGAGCATCGCTTCGGCATCAGGCGGTGAACCAATATCCCGCTCGGGGTTCCTGGCATCGTTGTCCGTCATTCGATCAAGCATGGCCCATGCCTCTCGCGCGGCGTCGTCCCGTGCGCCGCCCGAATCGTTTATCGCGTGGCGGCGTCTTGTAGCAAAAGTCTGCCCGCCTCGTTCAACAGCAACTCGCGTTCCAGTAATTCCTGTCGCGCGGGCCTCCACTCGGCCAACGTCGCGGCCGGGGAGGGCAACGGTTCCGCCTCGGCGCGCTGCCGCCACTGTTCGGCAGCCGGCTCGTCACCCAGATAGGCATGCGCGATAGCCAGAATTGCGTAGTCCGCGCTGCCGGGCGTCCAACCGGGGGTGCCTAGCAGTTCCTCGAACTGTTGCAGCCCCTGCTGGTACTGCCCGGACCTGAGCAGCGCAAGCGCCAACGTGCGCTGAAAGGCGATTTTCTTGGTATTACCGGCGAGCGCCCGCTGGGCCATCTCCAGTATTTCCTGAGGATCCGCCCCGCAATTCGGAGCCATCGCGCACGTCCAGACCATCACGCGCAAGAGGTCGGGCTCGGCGTGCGCAGAGAACAAATCGATAAGGCGGCGGCAAACCGCCTGGTACGAAGATTCCGCGCCTTGCGCGAGTGCGACCCGTGCCTGATCGAGCAGCATCTGGGCAATCGCCGTATCCGTCTCACCGCGGCTTTCGGCGGTTTTATCGATGGCCTCGTTCAGTGCGGCAAATGCCGCGGGCAGGTTCCCCGCCATCTCGTCGGCCAGCGCGGTCTGGCGTAGCGTAGAAATCAGATGCGCCGCGGACTCCTTATTGTTGGGAATTGCGCGGGCCAGCGCCAACTCCTGCCGGCAAAGATCGCTCGATTCTTTAAGGCGATGGTCGGCGTACAACAGGTTCAGCAACTCCTGCAGGCAGACCGCGCGATTCGTAAGATTCGAGGACTCGTAGCGAAAGATTTCGAGCGCCTCGCGCAACACCGCCTCGGCTTCGGACGTTTCGCCGGTCTTGAGCAACGGCTCGGCCATGCGCACTTTCGTCAGCCCAATGGCGCGATGGCGATCACCATAAATGGCACGGCACAAGTCGAGAGTATCGCGATAGACCGCCAACGCCTCCTTGTTGCGTGCGGAGCTGATCAGCGCTTCCGCCCAGGTGTAGTGGGGCCAGATCAGTACCGGGTGGCGATCGCCAGCCGCAACGCGGATGCGGGCGATTGCGGCCTCGATCGTGGACAAGGCGGCGCGTCCACTTCCCACGCGAGATTGCACGTAGGAGCGCAACATCAGCAGTAAGCCGGCGCCGATGTCCGAGTCGCCGTTTTCAGACAGCACGCGATTGGCCTCGGCCAATAGTGCCGCGGCATGCATGGCCTTCCTTTCCACCTCGTAGCGCAGCATGCCCAGGCCGATTAGCGCGAAGCCATAGCGCATCGGATAGGCGTGCTCGCGCTGGTGGAAGCGCACGACCTGTTCCATGAGCGGCACGGCCGCCAGTTTTTCTTCCGCGCTGCTATGGCCGTTCGTCACGGCCATCCATGCCAGGTTGAACTTGGTGCGAATCGTGTCCGGGTCGTCAGGGCCCAACTCCCGTAAACGGATGGCCAGCGCTCGCTCCAATAATTGCCGCGTTGCGCTGAAATCGAAAT
Protein-coding regions in this window:
- a CDS encoding mechanosensitive ion channel domain-containing protein, producing the protein MCRHARIRPPRHLAIIGILIAGCALLSAGTRAAAAPAGASVTAKAEGAAPASPSTLEETLVKRKELAAQIAALAQQDPQGASGNDSLDVSDSEDELEFLEVLDGVYGEQQARLEQRQELTAEKQRVQADLDALRKYGASETKPYSFLLLEDLRDELAAEEDRENVNNADLKQAAQMIEAAQAHFSQAERERRRIQETMAENKRADQQAALAHDLKLAERESQIAKELITVRQLEVDVRALRRDVSTVRKTLLAEKVALIGRDVRFTRQDVQDRLKALTAVEAGLNAKLKQVRASRRKTELEQTASLKQLHDNKAARAVMDLAAESWHVARDAQQIEMSLLNECLGDTRRLRHYWECRFAAETGTATPAELAEWRVTLQDLLTELGDRQRSLAQQIETTRASQAKLVQRMRDDEDADIKKWGEFQSTQWQSLREVCETNVVQLQVTQRWAERFSEELDARLKPQHADSWRTKAEERFLVAWQCEVFTVNDRPITIGKIVTLIFWLFLSVFAARVLSRLLGQQILPRFGLNEGASHAIRAMAFYSLTMLFGVLSFQVVHIPLSAFAFLGGAVAIAVGFGSQDIANNFMSGIILLAEQPIRVGDIVMVDTVQGTVEHIGPRSTRIKTDANHELVVPNSKLLSDKVTNLTLSDSLIQTTVAVTLPTKIPVKEAKGLLLAAALSQPAVLHAPCPVVLFKQFGTTTMDFELHFWLQLRDEMQAAIAQSDVREAINELFLEQNAQAAISTPTSAVSPAASRASAA
- a CDS encoding ABC transporter ATP-binding protein, yielding MKTRSSSSRARFAEYRKRLRAERHGDGAAEKNGSAPQSSRRSHRSAWLLVRHFLSLARGHRLSLGIALATLTVSTLLKLVPPAATKLVVDNVFPGKPLPLVERWHLPATGMPALLILALGVFVISVVSLVVNTWGRYLATVTVKRLQVDLRKRVFAHAVRLPLHRVYAIKSGGVASILREDAGGVGDLVFNMIYNPWRAVIQLLASLAVLAWVDWRLLLGSLVVIPTVFVTHRTWIGRIRPQFREIRRQRQEIDSHATEAFGGMRVVRAFGRSHSETARFTRGGNLMARHELLAWWWSRGVEMVWAVLIPGASALLLIYGGSQVLSGALSVGELMMFLVYLVMLLEPLAVLAESATTLQNNLAGLDRVYDLLDEPREMPSRPGARDIARDEVAGHVQLRDVSFHYPGTSQYVLRNVDLDARPGQMIALVGPSGAGKTTLCNLVARFYDPVEGSVSLDGVDLRDIHVESYRRLLGVVEQDIFLFDGTIAANIGYAARHATPAQIEEAARVANAHEFIVSLADGYDTLIGERGVKLSGGQRQRLAIARAVLADPRIFILDEATSNLDTESERLIQQSLDTLLRGRTSFVIAHRLSTIMHADLIVLLVDGEIVERGTHDDLMASSGRYRTMVEIQMGHRPKPAVNAAHDGGR
- a CDS encoding PQQ-binding-like beta-propeller repeat protein encodes the protein MIARLARFALLVSAAAVAPGAFAIADDNWPQFRGPGARGVADHPDLPDTWSATENVAWKTAIAGRGWSSPIVWGKRVFLTSVTSAEDQAERKRGLYFGGDQKVAPSVPHKWYVYCLDRTDGRLLWERVAHEGVPPQSVHLKNTYASETPVTDGERVYAYFGNLGVFCYDFDGQPLWSRTLGSYKTADGMGTGSSPIMYGENVLVLNDNEDESFLLALDRKTGAENWRVARPEKSCWSTPYLWHNALRSELVISGSGVVRSYDLDGRLLWHLGDMSAHSIPSPLAGPNLLYLASGHVLSSKRPIVAVRPGGAGDISLAADASNNDFVAWCLRRAAPYNPSLLYFQDRVYALTDLGILSCYDAQTGKAVYERKRLPNGRAFTASPWAANGNIFCLSEFGDTFVIKAGDDFEVLRVNSLGDEEMFLSTPGLAGSQLLVRGEHHLFAIQKPGAAGRDKP